Below is a genomic region from Tenrec ecaudatus isolate mTenEca1 chromosome 15, mTenEca1.hap1, whole genome shotgun sequence.
GTCAATAATTATTGCAGAGCACGCCCTCCAAAATGTTATCATAGCCACAAGTACCGAGTCCAAAATAACAGTACATCCCATCGGAATTACAGGCAGAAAGGCCGGAGTAATTGACGACTTCTCAAGAATCTAAATCGAACCCAGAGGACTCTATGAGCGGAGAGTTTAGGGAATTCAACGAGGCCAGAGTTTTCAGCACCGAGTAATGAAAGGTGAACGTTTTAcagaaagaaagggagaaagaacCTCAGAGATTTTCATGGGGCTCATTGGAATATTAAATTAAGATCAGCTTATACATGATAGCAAATTAACCTAAttcggggtggggggaaatgtcccTGTTTCTAATGGAAAACTATAATTTGTAGTGTCTCATTTATAATAACAGGAAAAATTAAATATTGCTTTATTACATCTTCTGAGAGGTTTATGCAAAAGCTGAAAGAATGTAGAGTTTTAAGAAATTTAGTCAATTGTTAAAATTCTAATTATGAATTACTTAATATTTCTAAAAAAAACCCACTACACAATCATCACAATATTGGGCAGccaaataaaatatatacataaaaattAAGAGGGAAAACAGGAtacttttttttgtgtgtgtacacatttAGTTTTATTGTAACAAAGCAACTTGTACACTTTTAACCTTTAAAACTGAGCATCTTTCCTTTCcagtgaaacaaaaagaaaatttaaaaataaacaggaaCAAAATTACAATAGAGAATGTCAATTCCAAAGATGATCCTACAGGTTCTGCTGATTCTCCCATCGAGTGGCAGGGCTCAAGTCATCATTAggagataattttattttaaaagtgtcaTCTTAAACAGCAAGGATGTCTGTTAAACATCACAATTAAACATGCCAAAGGAGAAGCCATGTTGTCAAAATGCCCACTTAACCCACCCAAACATCTCAAACCCAccctttgctgaccttctataACCCCCTTTCTttaagttttttttcctttttttaaacaagAGAAGTAGACAGATACATGTTGGTAAATGCTAACTGTCCACATTCACATAGAGACACAGTGTAATCTCTGAGCCCAGTGtacagaggaaggaggaaagaagcTAGAGTTCTATGCACTACTACACAGGGGCCTAGCACCCTCCAGCTGCCAGCAGGGCCAAGGGagcagagggttttgttttcccacagagcacGGTGGTGTGTTGATTCCATTGTTTTTgagacaggaagggacaaaaattaATTTGAACACAAGGGGGTAGAGATTCTTTTCCACTGTATTCTGCACAAGGCATtattccctccacccccaaataAGTTGAGAACCATGGTGTAGAGAAAAGAGACCTCAAGAACAGGGTGACTGAGcacaagaggaagaaaacaaaacaaaaaagactgcAACTTGCTCCCAgggactgaagaaaattaaaaaggttggAATCCATCAGTGTTCTGTTAGTCATCCTCTCCTTcatcctcctctccttcctctccctcgtCATCATCTTCATCTTCTTCCCCTTCGTCTTCATCCCCTTCTTCATCAATATCTTCTaaaccttcttcttcttcatcgtcatcatcatcttcttctccttcaccttccacATCATCCATATCAGGAACCAAATAGTACTGCAATGGATTTGGCCAAATATCATCTTTGATGACCTCTCCTAATTCATCTGCGCCGGCATCAGAATGGTCGGTAAACCAGGTCAAGACACTCTCAGGTTCGTCATGCTGCCCCTTCCTGCTAGCTTTGTTCTGTGTTTGACTGGAACGTTTCGTCAAGTCCTTTCCAGATTTCCATTTGATTTCAGTTGATTTTGAAGATGGATCACCACTCTCATTCAGATGAGATTCTTTGGAGagaactttattttcaaagtaaggattttcatcaaaataaaaatctattctGTAACCTGATTTAATGTCTTCAAACTCTGTCACTTCAGCTCTGGTCAAATAATGCAAAGCCTCTTCATCCTCTTCCCCAAGCAATGCAGACACTTGCGGATGGTTGACAAATGTTGTTACCCAAAAATTGGGGATTTTGGCGATCAATTCTGACCTCTTCTGAAAGAATGGTTGGCGGAGTTTGTTATATTTCTGTTCTACTTTCAAAATCTCCTCACTGGCTTGTTCATTAAGTCTGTCTATTTCATTTTGTACCTCATCAATATGTTCAATTGCTTCCTgctattctttttcttccttcggGGGGGCCGGGGTCTCCTGCACCTTAGGTTTCTTCATTTGCG
It encodes:
- the LOC142427303 gene encoding LOW QUALITY PROTEIN: protein SET-like (The sequence of the model RefSeq protein was modified relative to this genomic sequence to represent the inferred CDS: substituted 1 base at 1 genomic stop codon), yielding MAPKRQSSSLPQMKKPKVQETPAPPKEEKEXQEAIEHIDEVQNEIDRLNEQASEEILKVEQKYNKLRQPFFQKRSELIAKIPNFWVTTFVNHPQVSALLGEEDEEALHYLTRAEVTEFEDIKSGYRIDFYFDENPYFENKVLSKESHLNESGDPSSKSTEIKWKSGKDLTKRSSQTQNKASRKGQHDEPESVLTWFTDHSDAGADELGEVIKDDIWPNPLQYYLVPDMDDVEGEGEEDDDDDEEEEGLEDIDEEGDEDEGEEDEDDDEGEEGEEDEGEDD